The following coding sequences lie in one Numida meleagris isolate 19003 breed g44 Domestic line chromosome Z, NumMel1.0, whole genome shotgun sequence genomic window:
- the LOC110389382 gene encoding betaine--homocysteine S-methyltransferase 1 — protein sequence MLPIAKTLKQGKRGILERLDAGEIVIGDGGFVFALEKRGYVKAGPWTPEATVEHPEAVRQLHREFLRAGSNVLQTFTFYASEDKLENRGNYVAEKITCQKVNEAACDIAREVASEGDALVAGGVSQTPSYLSCKDKAEVKAVFRKQLDIFMKKNVDFLIAEYFEHVEEAVWAVEVLKESGKPVAATMCIGPEGDMHGVPPGQCAVQLVKAGASIVGVNCHFDPDTVLETVKLMKEGLQAAKLKAHLMSQPLAFHTPDCGKQGFIDLPEFPFGLEPRIITRWDVQKYARKAYDLGIRYIGGCCGFEPYHIRAIAEELAPERGFLPEASEKHGSWGNSLSMHTKPWVRARARKEYWENLKPASGRPYCPSMSKPDGWGVTKGARELMQQKEATTEQQLKELFQKQKF from the exons ATGCTGCCGATCGCGAAGACCCTGAAACAGGGCAAAAGG GGTATTCTAGAGCGCTTGGATGCTGGAGAGATTGTGATTGGAGATGGGGGATTTGTCTTTGCCCTAGAAAAGAGGGGATATGTGAAGGCTGGGCCTTGGACTCCTGAAGCAACAGTAGAACACCCAGAAGCAG TTCGTCAGCTTCACAGGGAATTCCTCAGAGCTGGATCCAATGTTCTGCAAACGTTCACCTTTTATGCCAGTGAGGACAAACTAGAGAACAGAGGCAACTACGTAGCTGAGAAAATAACT TGCCAGAAAGTGAATGAAGCTGCTTGTGACATTGCCAGAGAAGTGGCCAGTGAAGGTGATGCTTTAGTAGCTGGAGGAGTTAGTCAAACACCATCATACTTAAGCTGCAAGGATAAAGCAGAGGTTAAAGCAGTCTTTCGAAAGCAACTAGATATCTTCATGAAGAAGAACGTAGACTTCCTCATTGCAGAG tattttgaaCATGTTGAAGAAGCTGTCTGGGCAGTTGAAGTCCTAAAAGAATCTGGCAAGCCAGTTGCAGCTACGATGTGCATAGGTCCGGAAGGAGACATGCATGGTGTGCCCCCTGGACAATGTGCTGTCCAGCTGGTGAAGGCTG GTGCTTCTATTGTTGGAGTCAACTGCCATTTTGACCCAGATACTGTACTGGAAACCGTGAAACTGATGAAAGAGGGCTTGCAAGCTGCTAAGCTGAAAGCCCACCTGATGTCTCAACCACTCGCTTTCCATACACCTGATTGTGGGAAGCAGGGATTTATTGATCTTCCTGAATTTCCCTTTG GTCTGGAACCAAGAATCATCACTAGATGGGATGTCCAAAAATACGCAAGAAAGGCTTATGATTTGGGAATCCGCTATATTGGAGGCTGCTGTGGATTTGAGCCATACCACATCCGAGCAATAGCTGAAGAGCTGGCTCCTGAAAGAGGATTTTTGCCAGAAGCTTCTGAGAAACATGGTAGCTGGGGCAATAGCCTGAGCATGCATACTAAACCCTGGGTCAGAGCAAG agCAAGGAAAGAATACTGGGAGAATCTGAAGCCTGCTTCAGGCAGGCCATATTGTCCTTCAATGTCAAAGCCTGATGGCTGGGGAGTGACCAAAGGAGCCAGGGAGCTGatgcagcagaaagaagcaacaactgaacagcagctgaaggagctcttccagaaacagaaattctaa
- the LOC110389737 gene encoding uncharacterized protein LOC110389737 — translation MLWCMQQCLLKIVISVVVVSGTESSLRPIASSVDQGLDTTGSTSAHRPPPPPRQVRSPAGEALPGAPPVPRRGSHGTRHVASPFWGGSRTFAAKVTPGGTTVIGPGAGASRTSRASPHPAPHPQPLAAQGPHSPGPGARGAAEGPRGSGGAGTPGAARERQPPQGSAQHRAHPARLRDAERWRRASPRGGRTAAPPRTALAGRAQARPLAGAAARVSPGARPAAHPEPQPGWAGPRGRGADSVRAGRVVSWRGQGVRGRARPGASPAALPPRPASHPGYKRAV, via the exons ATGCTATGGTGTATGCAACAGTGTCTTCTAAAAATTGTGATCAGCGTGGTTGTAGTCAGTGGTACAGAGTCTAGTCTGAGGCCCATAGCTAGCAGTGTTGACCAGGGGTTG GACACAACGGGGAGCACCTCGGCACATAGACCTCCACCCCCTCCCCGGCAGGTCCGCTCTCCGGCAGGCGAGGCCCTGCCAGGCGCACCTCCTGTCCCACGGAGGGGCTCGCACGGCACCCGCCACGTGGCTTCGCCTTTCTGGGGCGGCTCCCGTACCTTCGCAGCTAAAGTCACCCCCGGAGGAACCACCGTTATCGGGCCGGGAGCCGGCGCCTCCCGCACCTCCCGCGCCTCACCACACCCAGCCCCGCACCCGCAGCCCCTCGCAGCCCAGGGCCCGCACTCACCCGGCCCGGGCGCCCGCGGCGCCGCCGAGGGCCCGCGAGGCAGCGGAGGGGCCGGGACACCAGGCGCGGCGCGGGAGCGGCAGCCGCCGCAGGGCAGCGCGCAACACCGCGCTCATCCCGCACGGCTCAGGGATGCGGAGCGCTGGCGCCGCGCCTCTCCCCGCGGCGGGCGGACTGCTGCCCCGCCGCGAACAGCCCTCGCGGGGAGGGCGCAGGCCCGCCCCTTGGCTGGAGCCGCCGCGCGGGTCAGCCCGGGAGCCCGGCCGGCCGCCCACCCCGAGCCTCAGCCGGGATGGGCGGGGCCGAGGGGGCGCGGAGCTGACTCGGTCCGGGCCGGGCGCGTGGTCTCCTGGCGGGGTCAGGGGGTCAGGGGGCGAGCCCGGCCGGGGGCGTCACCTGCAGCGCTGCCCCCGCGGCCCGCCTCCCACCCGGGCTATAAGAGAGCTGTCTGA